One stretch of Verrucomicrobiia bacterium DNA includes these proteins:
- a CDS encoding alpha/beta fold hydrolase — translation MAHFVLVHGAFFGAWCWNRVIPRLCAHGHEASAVTLTGLGERSHLLTPEVGLQTHVDDVVNFLQFQDLHDVVLVGHSYSGMVIGSVSHRVPERIAHLVYLDAFVPENGKSLSDLQVERFRIMLEELAKTEGEGWKIPALDPKSETLGISIEKDVEWLRSKLTAHPYRTVIEPAILGNPKAEKIPRTFIFCTGNPPDGSFPRLARELKGRPDWKYMELATSHCSMITVPEALSEKLLEVLT, via the coding sequence ATGGCTCATTTCGTCTTAGTCCACGGCGCCTTTTTTGGCGCGTGGTGCTGGAACCGGGTGATACCCAGGCTGTGCGCCCACGGGCACGAGGCCTCCGCCGTCACTTTGACCGGTTTGGGAGAGCGTTCCCATCTTTTGACTCCCGAAGTCGGGTTGCAGACACACGTGGATGACGTGGTGAACTTCCTCCAATTTCAGGATTTGCACGATGTCGTTTTGGTGGGGCACAGCTACTCCGGGATGGTAATCGGCTCTGTTTCTCATCGAGTGCCGGAGCGCATTGCCCACTTGGTTTACTTGGACGCCTTTGTGCCGGAAAATGGAAAATCCCTTTCCGATTTGCAGGTGGAGCGCTTCCGAATAATGCTGGAAGAACTGGCCAAAACGGAAGGGGAGGGGTGGAAGATTCCGGCCTTGGACCCAAAGAGCGAAACGCTTGGAATCAGCATTGAGAAGGACGTGGAGTGGCTCCGTTCCAAGCTGACGGCGCATCCTTATCGCACGGTCATTGAGCCGGCCATTCTCGGAAATCCCAAAGCGGAAAAAATTCCGCGAACTTTCATTTTTTGCACGGGCAATCCCCCCGACGGCTCATTTCCCCGCTTGGCGCGGGAACTCAAAGGGCGGCCCGACTGGAAATACATGGAACTGGCCACCTCCCATTGCTCAATGATTACCGTGCCGGAGGCGCTTTCAGAAAAGCTTTTGGAAGTCCTCACGTAG
- a CDS encoding DUF4437 domain-containing protein, which translates to MKKIVAFLAAAILLAVVYVIGFGQAKQPKAKKATFASADQATYKDIVPGASRATLWGDPDKGRFGSFVKFVPGFDAGWHTHTNDNWLVVIKGAYLYKDDDGEKRVGPGEFLRIPGGHKHWSGGDSTEGALFYNEGAGKFDLIPAK; encoded by the coding sequence GTGAAAAAAATAGTGGCGTTTCTGGCGGCGGCGATTCTTTTAGCCGTTGTCTACGTAATCGGTTTTGGGCAGGCGAAACAGCCCAAGGCGAAAAAAGCGACCTTTGCCTCGGCCGACCAGGCAACCTACAAGGACATAGTTCCCGGCGCTTCCCGGGCAACCCTATGGGGGGATCCGGACAAAGGGCGCTTTGGTTCCTTTGTCAAATTCGTGCCCGGATTCGACGCCGGATGGCATACACACACCAACGATAACTGGCTCGTGGTTATCAAGGGGGCTTATCTGTATAAGGACGACGACGGTGAAAAGCGGGTCGGCCCCGGAGAATTCCTGCGGATTCCGGGCGGGCACAAGCACTGGAGCGGCGGTGACTCCACGGAGGGCGCGCTCTTTTACAACGAAGGCGCCGGCAAGTTCGACCTGATTCCGGCCAAGTAG